The Chryseobacterium indicum genome includes a window with the following:
- a CDS encoding GSCFA domain-containing protein produces MKFRTEVDIKESKKKIEVEDRIFSIGSCFASEMSDLFQQGQLQTINNPFGTIFNPFSINNAVKRLHDAEFYQEEELITFNDEFISLDHHTSFDTRYVHQTLQKINSCLEEGNSFLQKSNWVIITYGSSFIYEFAPKNKLVANCHKIPQKFFEKRLLTFQEITDSVYNTILNLKDICTDDVQILFTVSPVRHTKDGMIENQLSKSKLITAIHEMIDELDYCHYLPVYEILMDDLRDYRFYKEDMIHPNNQAINYIFEKFGNAYFSDDTKDFIKENFKIHKALEHKTSDEKDPKYIEFKEKLNLRIEAQRKKVKHKIF; encoded by the coding sequence ATGAAATTCAGAACCGAAGTTGATATCAAAGAATCGAAGAAGAAGATTGAAGTTGAAGATAGAATATTTTCGATCGGTTCGTGTTTTGCTTCTGAAATGTCGGATCTTTTTCAGCAGGGACAATTGCAGACCATCAATAATCCTTTTGGAACCATTTTTAATCCTTTTTCAATCAACAATGCGGTAAAAAGGCTTCATGATGCTGAATTTTATCAAGAAGAAGAACTGATTACCTTTAACGATGAATTTATTTCTCTGGATCATCACACAAGTTTCGACACAAGATATGTTCATCAAACGTTACAGAAAATAAATTCCTGTCTTGAGGAAGGAAATTCCTTTCTGCAAAAATCCAATTGGGTGATCATCACTTACGGAAGTTCATTTATTTACGAATTTGCGCCTAAAAACAAACTCGTTGCCAATTGTCACAAAATACCTCAGAAATTCTTTGAAAAAAGACTTTTGACCTTTCAGGAAATTACAGATTCTGTGTACAATACAATTCTGAACCTCAAAGACATCTGTACCGATGATGTTCAGATTCTGTTTACCGTTTCTCCGGTTCGTCATACCAAAGACGGAATGATTGAAAATCAGCTGAGTAAATCTAAACTGATCACAGCAATTCATGAAATGATTGATGAGCTGGATTACTGTCATTATCTTCCGGTTTATGAAATTTTAATGGACGATCTCCGCGATTACCGTTTTTACAAAGAAGATATGATTCATCCTAACAATCAGGCAATTAATTATATTTTCGAAAAATTCGGAAATGCTTATTTTTCGGATGACACAAAAGATTTCATCAAAGAAAATTTTAAAATTCACAAAGCATTAGAGCATAAAACCAGCGACGAAAAAGATCCGAAATATATCGAATTTAAAGAGAAATTGAACCTAAGAATTGAAGCTCAGCGAAAAAAGGTAAAGCATAAAATATTTTAA
- a CDS encoding DUF4269 domain-containing protein encodes MIDFTKINYLKNGNERQKRAYEVLTRYQIFEKLKNYSPILAGTIPIEIDIEESDLDIICEVDLNFEENFLEELSFKKIIPVETEVTVENIMIENEKAIVMNFRLEEFSIEIFGQNRPVTKQNAYLHMIAEYKILQEKGENFKQKIIKLKKQGIKTEPAFGILLNLENPYEDLLKMI; translated from the coding sequence ATGATTGATTTCACAAAAATCAACTATCTGAAAAACGGAAATGAAAGGCAAAAAAGAGCTTATGAAGTTTTGACGAGATATCAGATTTTTGAAAAGCTGAAGAATTATTCTCCCATTTTGGCAGGAACTATTCCCATAGAAATTGATATTGAAGAAAGTGATTTAGACATCATTTGCGAAGTTGATCTTAATTTTGAAGAAAATTTTTTAGAAGAATTGAGCTTTAAGAAAATTATTCCTGTAGAAACAGAAGTTACGGTGGAAAATATAATGATTGAAAACGAAAAAGCAATTGTTATGAATTTCAGACTGGAAGAATTCTCCATAGAAATTTTCGGACAGAACAGACCTGTAACTAAACAGAATGCCTATCTTCATATGATTGCCGAATACAAAATATTACAGGAAAAAGGAGAAAATTTTAAGCAGAAAATAATAAAATTAAAAAAACAGGGCATCAAAACAGAACCCGCTTTCGGCATCTTGCTGAATTTGGAAAATCCTTACGAAGACCTGTTAAAAATGATATAA
- a CDS encoding TatD family hydrolase — MIDTHTHLYAEEFDEDRKEAIQRALNKGITEFYLPAIDSESHEKMLQLEAEYPEHIFSMMGLHPCYVKPESWEKELEIVKNYLDQRPFPAIGEIGIDLYWDKTTLDIQVKAFEQQIDWAIEKDLPIVIHTRESFDETFEVLERKKHPKLRGIFHCFSGNLEQAKQAINLNFILGIGGVVTFKNGKIDQFLNEIPLDKIVLETDSPYLAPVPHRGKRNESSYLDLVAGKLVDLYKVDFSEIDRITTENAKKIFSSN, encoded by the coding sequence ATGATTGACACACATACACATTTATACGCAGAAGAATTTGATGAAGACAGAAAAGAAGCCATTCAGAGAGCTTTAAATAAAGGAATTACAGAATTTTATCTTCCGGCAATCGATTCGGAATCTCATGAAAAAATGCTTCAGCTGGAAGCAGAATATCCGGAACATATCTTTTCGATGATGGGACTGCATCCCTGTTACGTAAAACCGGAATCCTGGGAAAAAGAACTCGAAATTGTTAAGAATTATCTCGATCAAAGGCCTTTTCCTGCCATCGGAGAAATCGGAATCGATCTATACTGGGATAAAACTACTCTTGATATTCAGGTGAAAGCTTTTGAACAGCAAATCGACTGGGCAATTGAAAAAGATCTTCCTATCGTAATCCACACCAGAGAAAGCTTTGATGAAACTTTTGAGGTTCTGGAAAGAAAAAAACATCCGAAACTGAGAGGAATTTTTCATTGTTTTTCAGGAAATTTAGAACAGGCAAAACAGGCAATTAACCTTAATTTCATTTTAGGAATTGGTGGTGTTGTAACCTTCAAAAATGGTAAAATAGATCAGTTTCTGAATGAAATCCCTTTGGATAAAATCGTTCTGGAAACAGATTCGCCTTACCTCGCTCCGGTTCCGCACAGAGGAAAGCGCAACGAAAGTTCATATCTTGATCTGGTTGCCGGAAAACTGGTGGATCTTTACAAAGTGGATTTTTCGGAGATTGACAGAATTACTACTGAGAATGCGAAAAAGATATTTAGCAGCAATTAA
- a CDS encoding class I SAM-dependent methyltransferase: protein MRIITIEDLKDIYIKFHQRKLPFLLSKLNFNSYKRTQSAFNEQKIQSSNFWIIPAVKKRWNKLITGSEEVIYEEYLTENYFREKKTLKVLALGTGVCSHELKLAELNPHWEIHCYDFSDELLKTAKRTADDKKLNNIFFFAENILTHNFDQNDYDVVFFHASLHHFNKISEFLDKIVIKNLKSEGYLVINEYVGKNRLQYSDLQLEYINKAIDVIPKKYRKIFKTEIYKNHYSGSGLLRMIIADPSECADSESILPSIHKKFNVLEEKSFGNNILQSALKDIAHHFVEMDEEKSEILAKVFHLEDQLLKIHPSDFVFGVYRLKNK, encoded by the coding sequence ATGAGAATTATTACCATTGAAGATTTAAAAGATATTTATATAAAATTTCATCAAAGAAAACTCCCTTTTTTATTATCAAAATTAAATTTCAATTCGTATAAAAGAACTCAGAGTGCTTTTAATGAACAGAAAATTCAATCCTCTAATTTTTGGATAATTCCTGCTGTTAAAAAAAGATGGAATAAATTAATTACGGGAAGCGAAGAGGTTATCTATGAAGAATATCTTACGGAAAATTATTTCCGGGAAAAGAAAACGCTGAAAGTATTGGCTTTAGGTACCGGTGTATGCAGTCATGAATTAAAACTTGCTGAATTAAATCCTCACTGGGAAATTCATTGTTATGATTTTTCCGATGAACTCTTGAAAACTGCAAAAAGAACTGCAGACGATAAAAAGCTTAACAATATTTTCTTCTTTGCCGAAAATATACTCACACATAATTTCGATCAAAACGATTATGACGTGGTCTTTTTTCACGCCTCTCTGCATCATTTTAATAAGATCAGTGAGTTTCTTGATAAAATTGTGATTAAAAATCTTAAATCTGAGGGTTATCTTGTTATTAATGAATATGTTGGAAAAAACCGACTTCAGTATTCTGACTTGCAATTAGAATATATTAATAAAGCCATTGATGTTATTCCTAAGAAGTACCGGAAAATTTTTAAAACAGAAATTTATAAAAATCATTATTCCGGCTCAGGGCTTTTAAGAATGATTATCGCTGACCCATCTGAATGTGCTGATTCTGAAAGCATATTGCCCTCGATTCATAAAAAATTTAATGTCTTAGAAGAAAAATCTTTTGGCAATAATATTTTGCAAAGCGCACTCAAAGATATAGCACACCATTTTGTAGAGATGGATGAAGAAAAAAGCGAAATTCTTGCTAAAGTTTTTCATTTGGAAGATCAGCTCTTAAAAATCCATCCCAGTGATTTCGTGTTTGGAGTTTATAGATTAAAGAATAAATAA
- a CDS encoding DEAD/DEAH box helicase yields the protein MNFTDLHLIDPIAKAIQEQGYTNPTPIQEKSIPEIIKGKDFLGCAQTGTGKTAAFAIPILQNLAQNKFPNRNIKALILTPTRELAIQIEENIQAYGKYLPLKHLVIFGGVKQGNQEAALKKGVDILVATPGRLLDFIAQGIISLKNLEIFVLDEADRMLDMGFVHDVKRIIKLLPQKRQTLFFSATMPSEIQKLADSILSNPIKVEVTPVSSTAETIKQSVYFVEKDNKLNLLTHILKNDISDSVLVFARTKHGADKIARKLQKDNITTEAIHGNKSQNARQNALNNFKSGKTRVLVATDIAARGIDIDELKYVVNFELSDVSETYVHRIGRTGRAGAEGTSISFVDGLDLLNLRNTEKLIGMKIPVVKNHPFHTDDLVAQKRDSNNKPVAAGSEKPKQARGNSSKFSRNKAKPDNGAASVGFKKPKNKNFTRKK from the coding sequence TTGAATTTTACAGACTTACATTTAATTGATCCTATTGCAAAAGCAATTCAGGAACAAGGATATACCAACCCGACTCCAATTCAGGAGAAATCCATTCCGGAAATTATAAAAGGTAAAGATTTTTTGGGTTGCGCTCAGACAGGAACAGGAAAAACGGCTGCTTTTGCCATTCCTATCCTTCAGAATCTTGCCCAGAACAAATTCCCCAACAGAAATATTAAAGCTTTGATTTTAACGCCTACAAGAGAACTGGCGATTCAGATCGAAGAAAATATTCAGGCGTACGGAAAATATTTACCATTAAAACATCTCGTAATTTTTGGAGGTGTAAAGCAGGGAAATCAGGAAGCTGCATTAAAAAAAGGAGTTGATATTCTGGTAGCAACACCGGGAAGACTTCTGGATTTTATTGCTCAGGGAATCATCAGCTTAAAAAATCTTGAAATTTTTGTACTGGATGAAGCGGATAGAATGCTGGATATGGGGTTTGTTCATGATGTGAAAAGAATCATCAAACTTTTACCTCAGAAAAGACAGACTTTGTTTTTCTCTGCAACCATGCCTTCAGAAATACAGAAACTGGCAGATTCTATTCTTAGTAATCCGATAAAAGTAGAAGTAACTCCGGTTTCATCTACCGCAGAAACCATTAAACAATCGGTTTACTTTGTGGAAAAAGATAATAAATTGAATCTTTTAACGCACATTTTAAAGAACGATATTTCTGATTCTGTATTGGTTTTTGCAAGAACAAAACACGGTGCCGATAAAATTGCGAGAAAACTTCAGAAAGATAATATTACAACAGAGGCTATTCATGGAAACAAATCTCAGAATGCCCGTCAGAATGCTTTAAACAATTTTAAATCCGGAAAAACCAGAGTTTTGGTGGCTACAGATATTGCAGCGAGAGGAATTGATATTGATGAGCTTAAGTACGTTGTTAATTTTGAGTTGTCCGATGTTTCCGAAACCTATGTCCACAGAATCGGAAGAACGGGTAGAGCAGGAGCGGAAGGAACTTCTATTTCGTTTGTGGACGGGCTGGATCTTCTCAATCTGCGCAATACAGAAAAACTGATCGGAATGAAAATTCCGGTGGTTAAAAACCATCCGTTTCATACAGATGATCTGGTTGCACAGAAAAGAGATTCCAATAATAAGCCTGTTGCCGCAGGATCGGAAAAACCGAAACAGGCAAGAGGAAATTCTTCAAAATTCAGCCGAAATAAGGCAAAGCCGGATAACGGAGCTGCGTCAGTCGGTTTTAAAAAGCCTAAGAATAAAAATTTTACAAGAAAGAAATAA
- a CDS encoding DUF6438 domain-containing protein, translating into MKYLLSLLAFIFLFSCTSQKNGSKYSKIEYEAGACFGSCPIFKITVNPDRMAVFEAEHFNFSKGFSKGEFDKPREGTFKGTIKQEDYNTLIALLDDLNVKNLNEKYGERNITDLPTSHLRINFTDGTSKHVEDYGKKGTEKLEKLYRFFEDLRTSQQWTKVK; encoded by the coding sequence ATGAAATATTTACTAAGCCTTTTGGCTTTTATCTTTTTATTTTCGTGTACTTCTCAGAAAAACGGTTCAAAATATTCGAAAATTGAATATGAAGCAGGCGCTTGTTTCGGATCCTGTCCTATTTTTAAAATAACAGTAAATCCTGACAGAATGGCTGTATTTGAAGCAGAACACTTTAATTTTTCAAAAGGATTTTCAAAAGGCGAGTTCGATAAACCTCGTGAAGGAACTTTTAAAGGGACAATAAAACAGGAAGATTATAATACATTAATTGCTTTATTGGATGACTTGAATGTAAAGAATCTCAATGAAAAATATGGCGAGCGAAATATTACAGATCTTCCCACTTCCCATTTGAGAATCAATTTTACAGACGGAACTTCAAAACATGTTGAAGATTACGGCAAAAAGGGAACTGAAAAACTTGAGAAATTGTATAGGTTTTTTGAGGATTTAAGAACCAGTCAGCAATGGACAAAAGTAAAATAA
- a CDS encoding T9SS type A sorting domain-containing protein yields MKKFYIAIILILFPLLTFAQGENDNWYFGNYAAINFSSPSPIVFTNSQMTTNGASASVSDSNGKLLFYTNGISVWTREHTIMPNGGNIMQETPMQIAIVKHPSNPNLYYIFSGGVVSSSNTFVARYSVVNMSLGNLGLDGFSLGDVVQSQTNIPILDEFGNDFTTAKGVTIVPQIDNASFWVLIPTMTKLYSYPLNNTGFVNNPVTSSLNIENAYPSPFQHYAYIKASPKLKSLCKSFSHYLSFSSEDFVNSYNEGRVYSFDDSTGQITNAYELTIASLTPILTEFNKDGSILYVGTHLSTNIYAVNMLASTNNNIIYNSIANTITGSVDFQGIQRNKYGDIYFKYAYIQNNYIGKINNPDVFGGASLDLYNLNISPGYSSTNPNLFPQLVPTLNTNNTSNNCVPNIVKNSQETNNIHTYHASNTIITNTAYVIDAGKNITMKAGESITLLPNTYIKNGAKYYAKIEGCGEPCEGEIEEKKQNVKLFMDLRKKLPDVHGSDINLYPNPASDFLTIQSTLKVENVNIYDISGKKINTVLNGNTIDIKHIPSGSYLITIETKEGKTTKKFIKK; encoded by the coding sequence ATGAAAAAGTTTTATATCGCAATTATATTAATCTTATTTCCTTTATTAACTTTCGCTCAAGGAGAAAATGATAACTGGTATTTTGGGAATTATGCCGCAATTAATTTTTCCTCTCCGTCACCAATAGTATTTACCAACAGCCAAATGACTACAAATGGAGCCTCCGCTTCTGTAAGCGACAGTAATGGGAAATTATTATTTTACACTAACGGAATTTCAGTATGGACCAGAGAGCATACTATAATGCCAAATGGAGGTAACATAATGCAGGAAACTCCTATGCAAATAGCTATTGTGAAACATCCTTCCAATCCTAATCTATACTATATTTTCAGTGGCGGGGTCGTCTCATCATCAAACACCTTTGTAGCGAGATATTCAGTTGTAAATATGTCTTTAGGAAATCTTGGGCTTGATGGATTTTCTCTTGGTGATGTTGTACAAAGCCAGACAAATATTCCTATTTTAGATGAATTTGGAAATGATTTTACAACAGCAAAAGGAGTCACTATTGTTCCGCAAATAGATAATGCTTCTTTTTGGGTGTTAATTCCTACAATGACAAAATTATATAGTTATCCCTTAAACAATACAGGCTTTGTAAATAATCCCGTAACCAGTAGTTTAAATATTGAAAATGCTTATCCTTCTCCTTTTCAGCATTATGCTTATATCAAGGCTTCTCCAAAATTAAAATCATTGTGCAAAAGTTTTTCACATTATCTGAGTTTTAGCTCTGAAGATTTTGTAAACTCTTATAATGAAGGAAGAGTATACTCTTTTGACGACAGTACAGGACAAATAACAAATGCCTATGAACTAACAATTGCCAGTCTTACTCCCATCTTGACGGAATTCAACAAAGATGGTTCTATTTTATATGTAGGAACACACCTCTCGACTAATATATATGCTGTTAATATGTTGGCATCTACAAATAACAACATTATATACAACAGCATAGCAAATACCATTACCGGAAGTGTAGATTTTCAAGGAATTCAAAGAAATAAATACGGTGATATTTATTTCAAATATGCCTATATTCAAAATAACTACATTGGTAAAATTAATAATCCTGATGTTTTTGGCGGAGCCAGTTTAGATTTGTACAATCTAAATATATCTCCCGGCTATTCCAGTACAAATCCTAATTTGTTTCCTCAATTAGTTCCTACTCTTAATACCAACAATACAAGTAATAATTGTGTCCCAAATATTGTAAAAAATTCACAGGAAACAAATAATATCCATACCTATCATGCGAGTAATACTATTATTACAAATACAGCCTATGTTATAGATGCAGGAAAAAATATTACAATGAAAGCAGGAGAAAGTATTACATTGCTACCCAATACTTACATTAAAAACGGCGCTAAATATTATGCCAAAATTGAAGGATGCGGAGAACCATGTGAAGGAGAAATTGAAGAAAAAAAACAAAATGTGAAATTATTTATGGATTTAAGGAAGAAACTTCCTGATGTACATGGAAGTGATATTAATTTATATCCAAATCCCGCTTCTGATTTTTTAACGATTCAATCTACTTTGAAAGTTGAAAATGTAAATATTTATGATATTTCGGGGAAGAAAATTAATACTGTTTTGAATGGAAATACAATTGATATTAAACATATTCCTTCCGGATCGTATCTCATTACGATCGAAACTAAAGAAGGAAAAACAACAAAAAAGTTTATAAAAAAATAA
- the obgE gene encoding GTPase ObgE: MSNFVDYVKIHCKSGHGGAGSAHLRREKYIPKGGPDGGDGGRGGHVIMKGNANEWTLLPLRYTRHVKAERGENGGKNQLTGAYGADVYIEVPIGTIAKNEDGEIIGEILEDGQEIILMEGGMGGKGNEHFKSSTNQTPRFAQPGMDGQEGYVVFELKILADVGLVGFPNAGKSTLLSSVSAAKPKIADYAFTTLTPNLGIVDYRNYKSFVMADIPGIIEGAAEGKGLGHRFLRHIERNSILLFLIPADSEDHFQEFKILENELKEYNPELLDKDFIISISKSDLLDEELRKEISAEFPENRQPLFFSGVTGEGLMELKDVIWKKLHG, translated from the coding sequence GCAGGTTCTGCGCATCTCCGCCGCGAAAAGTATATTCCTAAAGGCGGTCCGGATGGAGGAGACGGAGGAAGAGGAGGACACGTCATCATGAAAGGAAATGCCAACGAATGGACTTTGCTTCCTCTGCGTTACACGCGACACGTAAAAGCGGAGCGTGGTGAAAACGGAGGAAAGAATCAGTTAACAGGAGCTTACGGAGCCGATGTCTATATTGAGGTTCCTATCGGAACGATTGCTAAAAATGAAGATGGCGAGATCATCGGTGAAATTCTGGAAGACGGTCAGGAAATTATCCTGATGGAAGGAGGAATGGGAGGAAAAGGAAACGAACACTTCAAATCTTCTACCAACCAGACTCCGAGATTTGCACAACCGGGAATGGACGGACAGGAAGGATACGTTGTTTTTGAGCTTAAAATCCTTGCGGATGTAGGTCTTGTAGGATTTCCGAACGCTGGAAAATCTACGTTGTTATCGTCTGTTTCTGCGGCTAAACCTAAAATTGCAGATTATGCTTTTACCACGTTAACCCCTAATCTTGGAATTGTAGATTACAGAAATTACAAGTCTTTTGTAATGGCAGATATTCCGGGAATTATTGAAGGAGCAGCGGAAGGTAAAGGTTTAGGACACCGTTTTTTAAGACATATTGAAAGGAATTCCATCCTGTTGTTTTTAATTCCGGCAGATTCTGAAGATCATTTTCAGGAATTTAAGATTTTGGAAAATGAATTAAAGGAATACAATCCTGAATTGCTGGATAAAGATTTTATTATTTCCATTTCAAAATCCGATCTTCTGGATGAAGAGCTGAGGAAAGAAATTTCCGCAGAATTCCCCGAAAACAGACAGCCTTTATTTTTCTCAGGCGTTACCGGAGAAGGTCTTATGGAACTGAAAGATGTGATCTGGAAGAAGTTGCATGGGTAG